DNA sequence from the Alkaliphilus metalliredigens QYMF genome:
GACTATAATTTAATTGTTAAGGGAATTGATGACTACGATGGGTTTAGTCGGGTGAGTCGGCAAAACTTTGATGGTGTCATTGTGATGAGCCAAAGCAGCAAAGATAATGCCTTTATTTATCATGTATTAAATAATTCGATCCCATTGGTCGTACTAAACAGAGAATTAAAAGAAGATAACTTGGTAAACATTCTATCTGATGATAAAAAGGGTTGCTATCGTGCAACGGAGTATTTGATTAAATGTGGTCATAAAAAAATAGCACTGATCGAAGGCAAAGAGGGTTTTGAATCAACTAAAGAGAGAAAAGATGGCTTTATAGAAGCCCTCTTAGATTATAAAATAACCATTGATAAGGAACTAATTGAAAAAGGAAATTACGATTTAAAGAGTGGATATGAAGCCATGATGAGGCTACTAGAAAAAAATGAATTACCCACTGCTGTATTTTGCTCAAATGATGATATGGCCTTAGGGGCTATGAAGGCTATAGGAGAAAAGGGACTCAGGATTCCAGAGGACATTTCCATAACCGGGTTTGATGATAATGTACACTCCGCATATTTGACACCAGCCTTGACAACTGTCAAAAAACAAGTAGAAGTCATTAGTAGAGAAGGTGCCCAATATCTGTTAAAAATCATTAATCGAGAACTAATAAAAAAGGAAACCATTTTTATTAATACAGATTTAGTGATTCGAGATTCAGTGAAAAATGTTGAAAATAAAGAATGAAAAATCTGTAAGGCTAAGTAAGGAAGTTGCATCTTCAAGGTGAAACACTAGGAAGTGGCTACCGGGGATGCATTCCTTATTTAAATAACCAAAGAGTAGAAATTTTTTTGCAAGTCAGTGCACACGTTAACAACAAAGGGTGCCCATACAGCTATGGTGCCAGTAGCCTACTTGTATGGTTTGGAAACAGTTAAGGAAACCGTTGAACACCATGTTGTTGGCAAATACGTTAAAGAAGTGGTATTCCAAGAGATTATGCCAACATTAGATCTACCTACTGATGAGCTTGAAGCTTTGCCAATGCAGTATTAGATCGATTTATCAATCCGTATATTAAGCATAATTTAATGAGTATCTCTTTAAACTCAATGTCTAAGTTTGAAACAAGGGTACTACCCTCTATATTGGAATATAAAAATAGAAAAGGTGCGCTACCGGAAAAATTAGTCTTTGCCTTAGCTGCTTTAATTACATTTCATAAGGGTGAGCGTAATGGAGAGGCCATTAATTTAGCAGATAATCCGGAAATATTAAGTCAATATGTAGCTCTTTGGAAGGAATATGATGGGTCAACAGAAGCCATCAAAAAAACGCTATTCTAAATAGAGGCGATATTATAATTAAGGGGGAGACCGATGAATATTACAGACAAGAAAATTTTAAAGGAAATTGTTCATAAACAGATGGAAAATCTAGAAGTCACTGACATGCATACACATATTTACTCAGAATCTTTTAATGAACTACTATTGTGGGGGATCGATGAGTTACTTACGTATCACTATTTGGTAGCTGAATATTTTAGATATTCAACAATGGATTATGCAGATTTCAAGCAACTATCAAAGCGGGATCAAGCAGACCTGATTTGGGATACTCTATTTATTAAGCATAGCCCTGTCAGTGAAGCCCAAAGAGGGGTACTCACAGTCTTATCTAAGCTAGGGTTAGATGTTGCTTCAAGAGATTTAGAATCTTATCGTAACTATTTTGACAATATGAGCACTTCAGACTATATTGATCAAGTATTTAAGATAGCGGGTGTGAAGGAAGTGGTTATGACAAATGATCCCTTTGACACCAGTGAAAAACAAATTTGGGAAACAGTAGGAAACAATGACGAACGATTCAAAGGGGCCTTGAGAATTGATCCACTATTAAATCAATATGATTTACAATATCTTCAACTTCAAAAATGGGGATATGATGTGGACTTCAGCTTAAATAGAAGAACCATTGAAGAAATTAAGCGATTCTTAAAGGATTGGATAAAGAAGATAGGCGCATTGTACATGGCAGTTTCCCTTCCACCATCATTTACTATGCCGGAGGACTCAACTCGATCAAAAATTGTTGAACAATGTATTATACCTATTTGTAGAGAGCTAAACATTCCATTTTCAATGATGATTGGTGTTAATAAACTGGTTAACTATGAACTCGGTTTAGCAGGAGACTCTTTAGGTAAATCCAACATACAAGTGGTAGAATATCTATGTAGAACATATCCAGAAAATAAATTTATGGTGACAATGCTTTCAAAGGAAAACCAACATGAATTAGCCATTACAGCAAGAAAGTTTAGAAATCTAATGATTTTTGGTTGTTGGTGGTTCTTAAACAATCCAAGCATTGTTGAGGATATGACAAGAATGAGATTAGAAACCCTGGGGCTTTCCATGATACCACAACACTCAGATGCCAGAGTATTAGACCAATTGATTTATAAATGGACACATTCCAGAAAGATTATTGCCAATGTGCTAGTAGATAAATATAGTGATATCCTAGAAAGTGGTTGGCATGTGACAGAGGAAGAAATCGAAAGAGATGTAGAAGATCTTTTTGTAAATAACTTTTGGAAATTTCTTGGGAAATAGTGAATACAGCTAAATACGGTTTCACCCCTTTTATAGAGCAGTAGTCTATTGATTGAAAAATCATTAGACTACTGCTCTTAAGGGTGACACCAATAGCTTAAGCAGAAAAAATTTTATTGCAATTCATTTTTCATTTGATTGTACTTTGTTTTGGCACTCTGTACATCTTGAGATTGGGCTTCTTTTGTTGGATACCAGCCTCTTTGACTCATAGAGTTAAAGATTTGATACTGAATCTCTTGGGAGTCTGTTAGACATTTTGTTAAATGCTGTCTTAAGTTAGAACAAGATGATTCTGTGATACCAGTATTGTATGCAGAAGTCACTTGCTTCTCAGAAGCCAACAAATCATTCATTAGTTCCTTTTCAGTAAAGCTTTTTTGATGAGTCATATTCATAAACAATTCGCCTCCTTAGATTAATAATATGAGCAATAAATAAAGTGTGGTGCAGATATTATTGGTGAGAGTTTAAATAATTTAATAACTCATTATAATGCTGCTTGTGTTTCTGTGCTCCTTGCTGGCAAAGGTTCTTTAATTCCGTATCACTACAATAGTCAGCATAGGTGGCAAATTTTTTGTTCATCAGTGACTCATATCCTAATTGATCTTCTAAGACTTTTAAGTTGTTTGAGTCCAGTTTTTTAGCACCTTGATTGTTTTGCATTCCTTGGTTGTTCGTATTCATTTCCATAAGCGCCCTCCTTCAGGTTTATAGTGAAGCCACACAGTCTTATTATTTGAAATTACTTGAAATATATAGCTGGTAAAACAAGGTGTTTATGAAAATTTATCATGTTCATCATTCGTGAAATCACCCTCATGCTGAGGACGACGTTTCATAAAGGTTTCTTCATCAGATACAGAAGCGGGATCTTTGCCAAAATGAAGGTTATCGGAAATGTCATGAAGTGGATATTCATGTCTTAACTCTGGAGAACTTTGACTATTATAGAAAAACCATCGATCGATAAAGCCTCTGTGTTTCTTTTCCATATGATCACCTCCTTTTGGTTTGAATTTCATTTTATTATTAAACCTCGTTTTAGTTTTCCACATTTACTTCTTTATCATTTCATTAATAATGCCCATATTTAACAAAAAAGATTAACAATCACAATAATTGGAAATCATAAGCAAATTCTTGTATAATAGAAGATAGAATATTATTTAAAGGAGGTACATTAGTTGATTTATAGAGAATATGGACAAACAGGAAAAAAACTTTCAGTGGTGGGATTCGGAGGCATGCGATTTGGTCCCGATGAGGATTATGGGGCACAGGTTGTGCAAAGAGCTAATTCATTAGGAATTAATTACTTTGATACCGCACCATTTTATTGCAATGATCGTAGTGAGGACATTTTTGGAAAGGCTTTTAAAAATATGCCTGGTCAATATTATGTTTCAACGAAGAGTAATGTCGGGAAAGAATCTACTGCTGATCAAGTGCGGTGGCGAATTGAAAATTCCTTAAAACGAATGGGAATTGATAAAATCAATTTTTTTCACATGTGGTGTATAATGGATTTAAATCAATACGATCGCGTCATGGCAAAGGGAGGACCCTATGAGGGTGCTTTAAAGGCAAAGGAAGAAGGTCTAATTGATCATTTGGTCTTCTCCACACACTGTAAGGGAAGCGATATCCGTAAAATCATAGAAGATGATGTTTTTGAAGGGGTGCTACTGGGGTACAATGTAGTCAATCATGCCTTTCGCCAAGAAGGGGTGCAAGCAGCACTAGAAAATAAGCTAGGTATTGTCACCATGAATCCCCTTGGAGGTGGACTGATTCCACAACACCAGGATTATTTCAGTCTTTTAAAAGAAAGAGAAGATGAAACCGTGAGTCAAGCCGCCCTACGATTTAATGCAGCCCAAGAGGGGATTACAGTTGTATTGGCTGGAATGGGAACCATAGAAGAAGTAGAAGAAAATGTAAAGATAGTAGACCATCCATTGACAGTGTCTAAAGAAAAGGTGCAAGAAATTAGAAGTAAAATCACGGAAAGTATGGATATGCTTTGTACAGCATGTGGATACTGTAATAAATGCCCTCAAAAGATTAATATACCTACATATATGGAAGCCTATAACCTTTCCATATTAAAGGATGACCAGGAGACAAAGCATCGATTAAACTGGCTTAGAGAGCAAGAAAAAATAAAAGAAGATGATGCAAAGACCGATGCATGTGTTGCATGCGGTATTTGTGAAGAGCTTTGTACCCAAAAGCTACCTATTATAGAGCGATTAAAGGAAATGAGCTTAAAATATTAGA
Encoded proteins:
- a CDS encoding glucuronate isomerase, coding for MNITDKKILKEIVHKQMENLEVTDMHTHIYSESFNELLLWGIDELLTYHYLVAEYFRYSTMDYADFKQLSKRDQADLIWDTLFIKHSPVSEAQRGVLTVLSKLGLDVASRDLESYRNYFDNMSTSDYIDQVFKIAGVKEVVMTNDPFDTSEKQIWETVGNNDERFKGALRIDPLLNQYDLQYLQLQKWGYDVDFSLNRRTIEEIKRFLKDWIKKIGALYMAVSLPPSFTMPEDSTRSKIVEQCIIPICRELNIPFSMMIGVNKLVNYELGLAGDSLGKSNIQVVEYLCRTYPENKFMVTMLSKENQHELAITARKFRNLMIFGCWWFLNNPSIVEDMTRMRLETLGLSMIPQHSDARVLDQLIYKWTHSRKIIANVLVDKYSDILESGWHVTEEEIERDVEDLFVNNFWKFLGK
- a CDS encoding aldo/keto reductase; this translates as MIYREYGQTGKKLSVVGFGGMRFGPDEDYGAQVVQRANSLGINYFDTAPFYCNDRSEDIFGKAFKNMPGQYYVSTKSNVGKESTADQVRWRIENSLKRMGIDKINFFHMWCIMDLNQYDRVMAKGGPYEGALKAKEEGLIDHLVFSTHCKGSDIRKIIEDDVFEGVLLGYNVVNHAFRQEGVQAALENKLGIVTMNPLGGGLIPQHQDYFSLLKEREDETVSQAALRFNAAQEGITVVLAGMGTIEEVEENVKIVDHPLTVSKEKVQEIRSKITESMDMLCTACGYCNKCPQKINIPTYMEAYNLSILKDDQETKHRLNWLREQEKIKEDDAKTDACVACGICEELCTQKLPIIERLKEMSLKY
- a CDS encoding LacI family DNA-binding transcriptional regulator is translated as MLFIDRGEKMSVTIKDIARLANVSHTTVSRALNNSSLINKETKIRIKKIAEEVHYTPNYSARSLVLDKSYNIGLFFRTINRGTSSGFFQEAVRGVNEVIKGDYNLIVKGIDDYDGFSRVSRQNFDGVIVMSQSSKDNAFIYHVLNNSIPLVVLNRELKEDNLVNILSDDKKGCYRATEYLIKCGHKKIALIEGKEGFESTKERKDGFIEALLDYKITIDKELIEKGNYDLKSGYEAMMRLLEKNELPTAVFCSNDDMALGAMKAIGEKGLRIPEDISITGFDDNVHSAYLTPALTTVKKQVEVISREGAQYLLKIINRELIKKETIFINTDLVIRDSVKNVENKE
- a CDS encoding spore coat protein — encoded protein: MNMTHQKSFTEKELMNDLLASEKQVTSAYNTGITESSCSNLRQHLTKCLTDSQEIQYQIFNSMSQRGWYPTKEAQSQDVQSAKTKYNQMKNELQ